CCACCAACACCCTGAAAGTTGTAGCGCTTTACGACCCCCTGAAAGCCTTTGCCTTTTGAGGTACCAACTACATCGATAAACTCGCCTTCTGCGAAGAGCGAAGCGTCGATGGTAGCACCAGCGGCGTAAGTCGATTCCGCGTCGAGACGAAATTCAACAAGCTTTTTCTTAGGAGTGGTACCAGCTTTAGCGAAGTGACCGGCCAAAGCCTTGGTCGTATTCTTCGTCTTTTTTTCGCCGTATCCAATCTGAACGGCGGTGTAGCCGTCGTTGGCGATAGTCTTAACCTGCGTCACTACGCACGGACCCGCTTCGATGAGCGTGCAGGGAATATTTTTCCCGTCCGGAGTGAAGAGGCTTGTCATACCGATTTTCTTACCGATGATGCCAGGCATTCTGTGGAAATTTATGAATACAAAAAGAAAACGGCCGAGTGCCGTTTTCGCTAAGGGAGTGCAAAGATAGAATTAAAGTCCGAATTTTCCCAATATGGCTTACAAATAATTCCCAAATGAGGCAGTTAGCTTTTAATAATCTCATTTGGTTTACATAAAACTCAAAAGAAATTCCAGTAAAAAGCCCCGTTGCGATTAGTCGCAACGGGGCTTTTTACTGAATACATTAAGTTAGGTCTTCAGACTTTGATTTCCACATCAACGCCGCTAGGCAGTTCCAGCTTCATCAAAGCATCTACCGTTTTCGACGAAGTCGAGAAGATGTCCACCAAACGCTTGTAAGTGCAGAGTTGGAATTGCTCCCGGCTCTTCTTATTCACGTGAGGCGAGCGCAGTACGGTAAACTTCTCTTTTTGCGTCGGCAACGGAATTGGGCCGCTAACGATGGCGCCGGTAGCCTTTACGGCTTTCACGATTTTCTCAGCCGATTTGTCTACGAGGTTGTGGTCGTAAGACTTGAGTTTGATGCGAATTTTCTGGTTCATTGGGGTTTTGGTCCGATTGACCAAGTTAGTGACCGGTATTAGGGGGTGTTATTTGGAACCTTTAACTTTAGCAATAATGGCCTCAGCCATGTTGCTGGGTACTTGCTCGTAGTGCGAGAACGTGAGCGATGCCGAAGCACGGCCCGACGAAATGGTGCGCAATGCCGTCACGTAGCCGAAAAGCTCCGAAAGGGGCACATCAGCTTTAATTAACTGGGCACCACCTTTAGTGTCCATACCTTTCATCAAACCACGACGACGGTTCAAGTCACCCGTTACCGGGCCAGTGTATTCGTCAGGGCAGACAACTTCTACACTCATAATGGGCTCGAGCAATTTCGGGCCAGCTTGGCGAGCAGCTTCGCGGAAACCGCCGCGAGCAGCCAATTCAAACGATAGTGCGTCCGAGTCAACGTCGTGGAAGGAACCATGGTAGAGACGCACTTTCATACCCTCGATTGGGAAGCCAGCCAAGGGGCCCTGCTTCATCGCTTCTTCAAAGCCTTTCTGAATCGGGGCGATGAATTCACGCGGGATAACACCGCCTACAATAGCGTTGTCAAACTCAAACCCGGGCTTTTCTGGTTCTGTTTCTTTCGGACCAAGTTCGAAAACGATATCGCCGAACTTTCCGCGACCACCGGTTTGCTTCTTGTACGTCTCGCGGTGGTCGACCTTCTTAGTGAGAATCTCTTTATAGGCCACTTGTGGGGCCCCCTGGTTAATTTCCACTTTGAACTCACGACGCATGCGGTCAATGATAATTTCCAAGTGCAATTCGCCCATGCCACGCAACACCGTCTGGCCGGTTTCGGGGTCAGTGTTTACTTTCAACGTGGGGTCTTCCTCGATAAGCTTGGCAATGGCCATGCCCATTTTGTCTACGTCAGCTTGCGTTTTCGGCTCAATTGCGTAACCAATTACCGGCTCGGGGAAGCTCATCGACTCAAGGACGATGGGGTACTTCTCTTCGCTTAGCGTATCACCGGTTTTGATATCTTTGAAACCCACACCAGCAGCAATATCACCCGCCTGAATTTTATCAATCGGGTTCTGCTTGTTGGAGTGCATCTGCATCAGACGTGAGATACGCTCCTTTTTGCCAGTACGGTTGTTTAGTACGTACGAACCGGCATCCAATACCCCGCTGTAACAGCGGAAGAAGCACAGACGGCCTACGAACGGGTCAGTAGCGATTTTGAAAGCCAGCGCAGTGAAAGGCTCCGTGTTATCAGGGTGACGCTCAATTTCAGCTCCGGTATCCGGGTCGCTGCCCATAATAGCGGGCATGTCGAGCGGAGACGGCAAGTAGGCCATAACGCCATCCAGCATGGTTTGCACACCCTTGTTCTTGAAAGCCGAGCCGCACATAACCGGCGAGAACTTCATGTCGATAACCGCTTTGCGGATAACAACCATCATTTCCTCACGGGTAATGGAGTCCGGATCATCGAAGAATTTCTCCATCAACGCATCATCGTACTCAGCTACGCTTTCTACTAGCTTTTGTCGCCACTCAGCCACAGTCTCCACCAAATCCTCAGGTACTGGGATTTCGCTGTATGATTTGCCTTCCGTCGCATCGTCCCACACAATGGCTTTGCCAGTCAGCAAATCCACAACGCCCTTAAACGTATCCTCAGCACCAATCGGAATCTGGAGGGGCACGGGGTTAGCCCCGAGCTTGTCCTTGATTTCGGCAACGGCCTTGAAGAAGTCAGCACCGGCACGGTCCATTTTGTTGACGAAACAGATGCGCGGCACTTTGTACTTATCAGCTTGGCGCCATACCGTCTCCGACTGAGG
This genomic stretch from Hymenobacter sp. PAMC 26628 harbors:
- the rplC gene encoding 50S ribosomal protein L3, whose product is MPGIIGKKIGMTSLFTPDGKNIPCTLIEAGPCVVTQVKTIANDGYTAVQIGYGEKKTKNTTKALAGHFAKAGTTPKKKLVEFRLDAESTYAAGATIDASLFAEGEFIDVVGTSKGKGFQGVVKRYNFQGVGGQTHGQHNRLRHPGSIGACSWPSRVFKGMRMGGRMGSDRVKIQNLKVMRVVADKNLILVSGSIPGAKNSYVVLEK
- the rpsJ gene encoding 30S ribosomal protein S10, with product MNQKIRIKLKSYDHNLVDKSAEKIVKAVKATGAIVSGPIPLPTQKEKFTVLRSPHVNKKSREQFQLCTYKRLVDIFSTSSKTVDALMKLELPSGVDVEIKV
- the fusA gene encoding elongation factor G, encoding MAVNKELQYLRNIGIMAHIDAGKTTTSERILYYTGKTHKIGEVHDGAATMDWMEQEQERGITITSAATTTFWNYPTDIKGDPIADTHQYKINLIDTPGHVDFTVEVERSLRVLDGAVALFCAVSGVEPQSETVWRQADKYKVPRICFVNKMDRAGADFFKAVAEIKDKLGANPVPLQIPIGAEDTFKGVVDLLTGKAIVWDDATEGKSYSEIPVPEDLVETVAEWRQKLVESVAEYDDALMEKFFDDPDSITREEMMVVIRKAVIDMKFSPVMCGSAFKNKGVQTMLDGVMAYLPSPLDMPAIMGSDPDTGAEIERHPDNTEPFTALAFKIATDPFVGRLCFFRCYSGVLDAGSYVLNNRTGKKERISRLMQMHSNKQNPIDKIQAGDIAAGVGFKDIKTGDTLSEEKYPIVLESMSFPEPVIGYAIEPKTQADVDKMGMAIAKLIEEDPTLKVNTDPETGQTVLRGMGELHLEIIIDRMRREFKVEINQGAPQVAYKEILTKKVDHRETYKKQTGGRGKFGDIVFELGPKETEPEKPGFEFDNAIVGGVIPREFIAPIQKGFEEAMKQGPLAGFPIEGMKVRLYHGSFHDVDSDALSFELAARGGFREAARQAGPKLLEPIMSVEVVCPDEYTGPVTGDLNRRRGLMKGMDTKGGAQLIKADVPLSELFGYVTALRTISSGRASASLTFSHYEQVPSNMAEAIIAKVKGSK